The following are from one region of the Theropithecus gelada isolate Dixy chromosome 6, Tgel_1.0, whole genome shotgun sequence genome:
- the MAT2B gene encoding methionine adenosyltransferase 2 subunit beta isoform X2: MPEMPEDMEQEEVNIPNRRVLVTGATGLLGRAVHKEFQQNNWHAVGCGFRRARPKFEQVNLLDSNAVHHIIHDFQPHVIVHCAAERRPDVVENQPDAASQLNVDASGNLAKEAAAVGAFLIYISSDYVFDGTNPPYREEDIPAPLNLYGKTKLDGEKAVLENNLGAAVLRIPILYGEVEKLEESAVTVMFDKVQFSNKSANMDHWQQRFPTHVKDVATVCRQLAEKRMLDPSIKGTFHWSGNEQMTKYEMACAIADAFNLPSSHLRPITDSPVLGAQRPRNAQLDCSKLETLGIGQRTPFRIGIKESLWPFLIDKRWRQTVFH, from the exons GAGGAAGTTAATATCCCTAATAGGAGGGTTCTGGTTACTGGTGCCACTGGGCTTCTTGGCAGAGCTGTACACAAGGAATTTCAGCAGAATAATTGGCATGCTGTTGGCTGTGGTTTTAGAAGAGCAAGACCAAAATTTGAACAGGTTAATCTGTTGGATTCTAATGCAGTTCATCACATCATTCATGATTTTCAG CCCCATGTTATAGTGCATTGTGCAGCAGAGAGAAGACCAGATGTTGTAGAAAATCAGCCAGATGCTGCCTCTCAACTTAATGTGGATGCTTCTGGGAATTTAGCAAAGGAAGCAG ctgcTGTTGGAGCATTTCTTATCTACATTAGCTCAGATTATGTATTTGATGGAACAAATCCACCTTACAGAGAGGAAGACATACCAGCTCCCCTAAATTTGTATGGCAAAACAAAATTAGATGGAGAAAAGGCTGTCCTGGAGAACAATTTAG GAGCTGCTGTTTTGAGGATTCCTATTCTGTATGGGGAAGTTGAAAAGCTCGAAGAAAGTGCTGTGACTGTTATGTTTGATAAAGTGCAGTTCAGCAACAAGTCAGCAAACATGGATCACTGGCAGCAGAGGTTCCCCACACATGTCAAAGATGTGGCCACTGTGTGCCGGCAGCTAGCAGAGAAGAGAATGCTG GATCCATCAATTAAGGGAACCTTTCACTGGTCTGGCAATGAACAGATGACTAAGTATGAAATGGCGTGTGCAATTGCAGATGCCTTCAACCTCCCCAGCAGTCACTTAAGACCT ATTACTGACAGCCCTGTCCTAGGAGCACAGCGTCCAAGAAATGCTCAGCTTGACTGCTCCAAATTGGAGACCTTGGGCATTGGCCAACGAACACCATTTCGAATTGGAATCAAAGAATCACTTTGGCCTTTCCTCATTGACAAGAGATGGAGACAAACGGTCTTTCATTAG
- the MAT2B gene encoding methionine adenosyltransferase 2 subunit beta isoform X1, whose protein sequence is MVGREKELSIHFVPGSCRLVEEEVNIPNRRVLVTGATGLLGRAVHKEFQQNNWHAVGCGFRRARPKFEQVNLLDSNAVHHIIHDFQPHVIVHCAAERRPDVVENQPDAASQLNVDASGNLAKEAAAVGAFLIYISSDYVFDGTNPPYREEDIPAPLNLYGKTKLDGEKAVLENNLGAAVLRIPILYGEVEKLEESAVTVMFDKVQFSNKSANMDHWQQRFPTHVKDVATVCRQLAEKRMLDPSIKGTFHWSGNEQMTKYEMACAIADAFNLPSSHLRPITDSPVLGAQRPRNAQLDCSKLETLGIGQRTPFRIGIKESLWPFLIDKRWRQTVFH, encoded by the exons GAGGAAGTTAATATCCCTAATAGGAGGGTTCTGGTTACTGGTGCCACTGGGCTTCTTGGCAGAGCTGTACACAAGGAATTTCAGCAGAATAATTGGCATGCTGTTGGCTGTGGTTTTAGAAGAGCAAGACCAAAATTTGAACAGGTTAATCTGTTGGATTCTAATGCAGTTCATCACATCATTCATGATTTTCAG CCCCATGTTATAGTGCATTGTGCAGCAGAGAGAAGACCAGATGTTGTAGAAAATCAGCCAGATGCTGCCTCTCAACTTAATGTGGATGCTTCTGGGAATTTAGCAAAGGAAGCAG ctgcTGTTGGAGCATTTCTTATCTACATTAGCTCAGATTATGTATTTGATGGAACAAATCCACCTTACAGAGAGGAAGACATACCAGCTCCCCTAAATTTGTATGGCAAAACAAAATTAGATGGAGAAAAGGCTGTCCTGGAGAACAATTTAG GAGCTGCTGTTTTGAGGATTCCTATTCTGTATGGGGAAGTTGAAAAGCTCGAAGAAAGTGCTGTGACTGTTATGTTTGATAAAGTGCAGTTCAGCAACAAGTCAGCAAACATGGATCACTGGCAGCAGAGGTTCCCCACACATGTCAAAGATGTGGCCACTGTGTGCCGGCAGCTAGCAGAGAAGAGAATGCTG GATCCATCAATTAAGGGAACCTTTCACTGGTCTGGCAATGAACAGATGACTAAGTATGAAATGGCGTGTGCAATTGCAGATGCCTTCAACCTCCCCAGCAGTCACTTAAGACCT ATTACTGACAGCCCTGTCCTAGGAGCACAGCGTCCAAGAAATGCTCAGCTTGACTGCTCCAAATTGGAGACCTTGGGCATTGGCCAACGAACACCATTTCGAATTGGAATCAAAGAATCACTTTGGCCTTTCCTCATTGACAAGAGATGGAGACAAACGGTCTTTCATTAG